The nucleotide sequence CAAACTCACTCCAAAGGAGTTTGAACGCTTAGATTTGTCAACAGAGGACAAAGTGAAGAAGCTCCTCGAGGCAAAGAGCCTAAATGAACTCTATGACATGGTCGGCGTTAAGGAGCCACAGCAGTGGATTGAATCAAGCTGGGTTGATGGAACACTTTCAACATGGATAGGCGAGCCTCAGGAGAATATAGGATGGTACTGGCTCTATTTAGCGAGAAAAGCCCTATTTGAAAACAAAGACAAGATGTCCCAAGAGGAGTGGAACAAAGCCTATGAGTACTTGCTGAGAGCTGAAGCGAGCGATTGGTTCTGGTGGTATGGAAGCGATCAGTTTGTAAGTGGTGAAGAAGCCTTTGACAGATATCTGAAAATTTATCTCTACGAAATGTATAAATTCGCAAAAATCGAACCCCCAAGCTACCTCTACGGAAACTACTTCCCAGATGGACAACCATACAGAGTTAGGGCTATAGAGGGACTTGGAGAAGGGGAAAAGAAGAGCTACACAAGCCAGTCAACAATGGCTGGAGGAGTTGAGATTTATTTCGATGGCGAAGGAATGCACTTCATAGTAAAGAACGCTCCAGAGCAGTTTGAAATCAGCATTTATGAGAAAGATAAAATATTTGGAAATACATTCACACTGCTCCAAGAAAAGCCAAAGGAGTTCAGATACGAGCTATTCCCATACAATAAAGACAGCATTGGAATCATGATCACCAAGCACGTTGTGTATAAAGATGGAAAGGCTGAAATTTATGAAGCCAAGGACTACGAGACGAGTGAGAAGATTGGAGAAGCTACTGTAAAGGTTGAGAACGGCAATGTTGAGATAATTGTACCATTTGATTACATTGAGAGCCCAGACGACTTCTACTTCGCAGTATCAACTGTAAAAGACGGGGAGCTTGAGACAATAACACTTCCAATCGAGCTGAAGCTCCCAATGGAAGTTAAGGGAGTTCCAATCATTGACATGGTTGATGTTGAAGGAGATGACCATGGACCAGGAACTTACACATATGCGACAAATAAAGTATTCGTTCCTCATCACTTAGACTTGCTCAGATTCAGAATGCTTGAACAAACGGATGCATATGTTATGGAATTTTACTTTAAGGAACTTGGGGATAATCCATGGAACGGGCCAAATGGATTTAGCCTACAGATAATTGAAGTTTACTTTGACTTTAAAGAAGGAGGAAACACATCAGCAATCAAAATGTTCCCAGACGGACCAGGAAGCAACGTACAGCTCGATCCAGAACATCCATGGGACGTTGCCTTCAGAATAGCCGGATGGGATTATGGAAACTTAATTGTCCTCCCAGACGGAACTGCAATCCAAGGAGAGCTTCAAATTTCAGCTGACCCAGTTAAGAACGCAATAATTGTGAGAGTACCTAAGAAGTACATACAAATCAACGAGGATTACGGACTTTACGGTGCTGTATTAGTTGGTTCTCAAGATGGATATGGTCCAGATAAGTGGAGACCTGTTGCTGTCGAAGCTGAAGAGTGGAAAGGCGGTGGAGCGGAACCTGATGCGGTAATAAACAACGTTGCACCAAGAGTTTACGATTTACTCGCCCCACCAGGATACAAGCCGACACAAGAAGAAATGCTCAGCAGCTATGACGCAAAGAACATCAAGCTCGCCACAGTTAAGATGCTCCCAATGCTCAAGACCGGAATAGTCATCAAAGACCCAGAAGGCGATGATCATGGTCCAGGAACATATACCTACGCCCTGAACAAAGTGTTCGTTCCACACCACTTAGACCTCCTCAAGTTCAAGATGACGGAAGAGAATGACTACTGGAAGCTTGAGTTCTATTTCAAGGAGCTTGGGGATAATCCATGGAACGGACCAAATGGATTCAGCTTGCAAATCATTGAAGTCTACTTCGACTTTAAAGAAGGAGGAAACACATCAGCAATCAAAATGTTCCCAGACGGACCAGGAAGCAACGTACAGCTCGATCCAGAACATCCATGGGACGTTGCACTGAGGATTGCCGGCTGGGACTATGGAAATATCATCGTTGTGCCCGGAGAGAAGCCAATTCAAGGAGAAATGAAGATATCAGCAGATCCGACGAGAAATACAATTATTGTTGAACTGCCTAAGAAGTATCTCCAGATTAATGAAGAGTACGGACTCTATGGAGCCGTGCTTGTAGGCTCTCAGGACGGCTATGGTCCAGACAAATGGAGGCCAGTTGCTGTCCAAGCTGAAGAGTGGAAAGGCGGTGGAGCAGAGCCAGAAGCAGTAATAAACAACGTTGCCCCAAGAGTTTATGATCTCCTAGTTCCAGAAGGATTCAAACCAACACAAGAAGAGATGCTTAGTAGCTATGACGCAAAAGCTGGAAAGAGAGCTGTTGTTCTCATGATTCCGATAATAGAGGGAGCCAAAGCAGAAGAAAAGCCAACACCAACTGAAACAGAAACAACCACCAAAGAAACTACCACCACAACACAAACCACAACTATAAAGGAAACAACCACAACTACAACAACAAGCACTCCAAGTGAAACTACAGCTACTCCATCAAGTCCAAGTGAAACTTCACCAACTGAAACTGGAATCTGTGGACCAGCACTAATTATCGGACTTGCATTATTACCAGTGTTGCTGAGGAAAAGAAAATGATATTCCCCCTTCTCTATATTTTTAATGAAGTTTTAGTTTTATATCAAAACTTATTTATACCATGAAATCCTGATGTTTACTAAAAGTAAACACAAATTGAGGTGGACTTGATGGCAGAGGTCAAGTTGATAAATGTGTGGAAAAAGTTCGGTGAAGTAGTTGCGGTTCAGGATATGAACCTCCACATAAAAGATGGGGAATTTATGATTCTTCTTGGTCCCAGTGGTTGTGGAAAGACTACAACACTCAGAATGATTGCAGGATTAGAAGAACCAACAAAGGGCCAAATATACGTGGGAGACAAATTGGTTGCTGATCCCGAAAAAGGTGTCTTTGTTCCTCCAAAAGATAGGGATATTGCAATGGTCTTTCAGAGCTATGCTCTCTATCCCCACATGACAGTTTATGATAACATAGCCTTCCCTCTCAAGCTCAGAAAAGTTCCAAAACAAGAGATAGACAAAAGAGTAAGAGAAGTTGCAGAAATGCTTGGCTTAACTGAATTGTTAAAGAGAAAGCCGAGAGAACTTTCTGGTGGGCAGAGACAGAGAGTTGCCTTGGGAAGAGCTATTGTGAGAAAGCCACAAGTCTTCCTCATGGATGAGCCTCTATCAAACCTTGATGCAAAGCTTAGGGTAAAGATGAGAGCAGAGTTAAAGAAACTACAAAGACAATTGGGCGTTACTACAATCTATGTTACCCACGATCAGGTTGAAGCAATGACAATGGGTGACAGAATTGCCGTTATAAATCAAGGTGTCTTACAGCAAGTTGGAACACCAGACGAAGTTTACAACAAGCCAGCAAACGTTTTCGTTGGTGGCTTTATTGGCTCACCTGCAATGAACTTCCTTGATGCTTCAATTGTTGAAGATGAAAAAGGAGTTTGGGTTGACTTTGGTGAGTTTAGACTTAAGCTTCTCGAAGATCAGGCAGAGGTTCTAAAGGAACTCAATTACATTGGCAAGGAAGTTATTTTTGGTATAAGACCAGAAGACATCTATGACGCAATATTTGCACAAGTCAAAATCCCAGGAGAAAACATGGTCAAAGCTGTTGTAGATATAGTAGAAAACCTGGGCAGTGAAAGGATTGTCCACTTAAGGGTGGGGGATCTAACTTTTGTCGGGGCATTCCATGCTGAATCAATGGTAAAAGAAGGTCAGAAAGTCGATGTGGTCTTTGATATGAGAAAAGTACATATCTTTGATAAAAAGACTGAGAAAGCAATTTTCTAAAGATTTTTAAGCTCTTTTTCTTTTCCCTTTATCATGCATGAAAAACTTGCAGAATATCTTTCACAAAAAATTAAGAAAGGAAGAATCATTGAAATCGGAGTTGGCTTTAATTTTAAAACTGCATTAAAGTTAAAAGAGTTGGGCTTTGATATTCTCGTTGTAGACTGGAATCCAAAAGCTGTTGAAAGAGCAAAAGAATTGAAATTAAACGCTGTTATTGATAACATCTTTAATCCTCAACTTGAAATTTATAATGGCGCAAGTGCAATTTATTCTATTCGACCGACACCGGAGATGATGCCATATCTTCTGAAGCTTGCCCGAATCATTAAAGCCCCCCTCTACATAGTTCCATTCTCAACAGATGCCGTGCCAAAAGGTATGAAACTCGAAAATTACAAGGGACTAGTAATTTACAAGTTGAAAGCTAAAGATATATAAAGTAAAGCCATACATTAACTTGGTGGTGTTATGAAGCTCTTTGGAACAGCAGGAATTAGAGGTCCTATTGATTCTAAGGTAACCCCAGAATTAGCGCTGAAGGTTGGAAAAGCCTTAGGAACGTACATTAATTCTGGAAAGGTTACCGTTGCAAGGGATGCGAGGACTTCAAGCATTATGCTTGAAGCTGCCCTAATAAGCGGGCTGTTGAGTACGGGAAGTGATGTCATAGAGCTTGGGTTGATACCGACCCCGATGCTCGCATGGGCTACCAACAAGCTGAGTGATGCAGGAGTTATGATAACCGCCTCCCACAACCCACCAACGGACAACGGAATCAAGGTGTTTAATGAGAACGGCATTGAATTTTATCTTGAGCAGGAGGAAGAGCTCGAAAAGATAATCTTTTCTCAAAGCTATAAAAAGGCAAATTGGGACGAAATAGGGAAAGTTGAAAGACGTGACTTAAAGAATGAGTACATCAATGCAGTCTTAGACTTCGTAAATCATGAAACAAGTCTCAGGATTTTATATGATGGAGCAAACGGCGCCGGTAGTGTGATAGCCCCATATCTCCTCAGAGAGATGGGCGCAAAAGTGATTTCGATTAATGCTCATTTGGATGGACACTTTCCAGGTAGGAAACCAGAGCCAAGATATGAAAATATAGCATACCTCAGGGATCTTGTTAGAGAACTGGGAGTAGATTTAGCAATAGCCCAAGATGGTGACGCTGATAGGATAGCGGTTTTTGACGAAAAGGGCAACTATATTCCCGAGGACACCTTAATTGCTCTTTTCGCAAAGCTTTATGTAAAAGAGAACAATGGGGGGATTGTTGTTACCTCTATAAATACTAGCTTCAGAATTGACAAAGTTGTTCAAGATGCAGGTGGAAAAGTCTATCGTGTACCTTTAGGCCAGCTCCACGATGGCATAAAGAAGTACCATGCAATTTTTGCTGCCGAGCCTTGGAAGTTCATTCATCCAAGATTTGGAATGTGGATTGACAGTTTTGTAACAATGGGGCTTTTAATTAAACTTATTGACGAAGAAGGAAAGCCACTATCTGAGATCGTTAAAGAGATACCTCAATATCCGCTCATAAAGAAAAACGTCAAATGTCCAGATGAACTGAAGCCAAAAGTTATGGAAATTGCAAAAAATGAGCTCGAGGAAAAGCTGAAGAATGAAATTAAAGAAGTTCTCACAATTTCTGGAATAAGGCTCAACCTCAACGACGGCTCATGGGTTTTAGTAAGACCTTCAGGAACAGAGCCAAAGATTAGAGTTGTTGTGGAGGGACAAACAGAAAAGAGAATGAAAGAACTATTTGAACTAGCATATGGTATAGTTTCAAAGGCCGTCGAAAGTCTTAAATCCACCTAGCCGGTCTCAATGTTTTCAATCTTATTTCTTTTCCAATTGTGACTCTGAAGCCTTCTTTTGCAACCAAAGTTTTTACCCCAGTAACATTTTCAATAAATTTTGCCTCCTTGTATGGGTTAGCAAAGTGCATCTTCATGCCTATGTGATTCATAATCAGCAATTCAGGCTTTTCTTTCATTTCCTTCAGCATATAAACTACATCTTCAGTGCATAAATGGTATGGGATTCTCATGTCCTTTGGTCGGGTTATAGCCGCTATCATGACTCTTGTTCCTTCATGCCATTCTTTCAGCTCATCAAAATACTGAGTATCTGGAATGTAAGAGATGTCCCCATACTTAGTCTTAAGCCGAAAACCAATAGTCGTGGGGTCTGCATGCACTGCTGGTGTTATTATCATTTCCTCATCTCCAAGAATGAACTTATCTCCGGGATTAGGGGTATGGATTTCTTCTAAAGAATCAAGATGATACTTTGAAACTGCGGGTGTGTGATTTTCATCTCCATGAACAACGCTTTTAGATGCTATTAGAATCCCCCTTTTTTTCGTAACGCCCATAGTTATGCCCTCAAGCATAACTTCCACGTCATTGCAATGATCAGTGTGCCTGTGAGAGACAAAGAGAACATCAATACGTCTTGGATCAATTTTGTATCGCCACGCTCTTACAAGTGCTCCCGGTCCAGGATCGACATAAATTTTCTTGCTTGCTTTTATGAAGAATCCTCCTGTAGAACGAGTCTGTGTTATTGTTATGAATCTGCCTCCCCCGCTGCCTAGAAATGTTATCTCTATCATGCTCTTACCTCCAATTCTTTTTTCAGATGTTAAAATTTTACACACAGCAGTATATAAGGCATTTGGCTAACAGAATTTTACTAACCTAACCAAAAATGGTTTAAGAGATCAAGGATAAGTCATGGTGGTGAGGTTTATGGAAGAGATCATCAAAAAAGTTTCTAAAGAAGTTGAAAAATTTAGAGATAATATGATTCAAACGTTAGTTGAACTTATCAAAATCCCAGCAATAAGCCCCGATTACGGATATGAGGGAGAATACGATAAGGCGGAAAAGCTTTTGGAGATTATAAATGACTGGGGCTTTGATAAGATTGAGCGTTATGATGCCCCAGATAAGAGGGCTAAAAACGGTGTGAGGCCGAACATTTTAGCTTATTACTATGGAGAAAAAGGGGAAGAAAGTCCACGCTTGTGGATTCTAACTCACCTAGATGTAGTTCCGCCCGGAGATTTAAGCAAATGGACTGTAACGGAACCTTTTAAGCCAATTATTAAAGAGGGGAAAATCTACGGAAGAGGCAGCGAGGACAATGGGCAAAGCTTGGTAGCATCACTGTATGCAGTGAAGGCATTAATGAATCTCGGCATAAGGCCAAAAAGGACAGTAATCCTCGCATTTGTAAGTGACGAGGAAACTGGTAGTGACTATGGAATAAAATGGCTCATGAAGAACCATCCAGGACTTTTCAGAAAAGACGACCTTGTATTGGTTCCAGACGGCGGAAACGAAGAAGGAACATTCATTGAAATAGCAGAAAAGAGCATACTTTGGATAAAGATTAAGTTTAAAGGAAAGCAAGTTCACGCGAGCATGCCAGATAAAGGGCTCAATGCTCACCGTGTTGCTTTAGAATATGGGTACAAGCTGGACAAACTTCTCCATGAGAAATATGATGCAAAGGATGAAATTTTTGACCCACCTGAGAGCACTTTTGAACCAACAATGGGCGGAAATCCATCCGATGCTCCAAACATAGCTCCAGGAGAGCATGAGATAGTATTTGATTGTAGGGTTCTGCCAAAATACAAACTTGACGATATTCTAAACGATGCAAAAGAACTCGCAAAAGAAATGGAAGAAAAGTACAGAGGAGCAAAAATTGAGATTGAAGTGATGCAGAGGGTTGATGCTCCAGAACCAACTCCAAAAGACAGTGAAATAGTAAAACTCCTCCAGAATGCAATTAAGATTTTGAGAAACAAAGAAGCTAAAGTTGGAGGAATTGGCGGAGGAACTTTTGCAGCTTACTTCAGAATGCTTGGAATTCCAGCAGTTGTGTGGTGCACATGTGATGAAACTGCTCACCAACCAAACGAGTATGCAAGAATAGACAACATGGTAGAGGATGCAAAAGTCATGGCGATTTTAGCCCTTTTATGATTTCCCCTTTTAGATATCATTTCATCGATTGATAAAGCAGTACACACATTAATAACAAGGCATAACTTTTGATGAATCTGAAACAAAATTTTTATGCAAACTCATGAAATAAAAAGCATGAGAATGATAGGGCTAAAAATAGAGGATGCTCTGAAAATGTTCCCTGAGCTTCAAAAATACATAAAAAATGGCAAGCTTGATTTTGGCAACAGAAAAGCAAGGATTTTATACAATAAGGCTGTTGCAAAAGCTGTTTTTGACATTGAGGTGGAGTATCATCCAAGGGGCCTAATAACTCCTCCGATTTCACGATACATTTTTCTAAAGACATTTTTGCGAGGTGGAGAAAAAGTCCTCGAAATTGGGACAGGTCATTCTGCGTTGATGGCGATTATGGCAGCTAAGTTGCTTAACTGCGAAGTTTGGGCTACAGAGATTAATGAAGAATTTTTTGAGTATGCAAAAAGGAATATTAAGCGCAACAAAGTTCAAGTTAAGCTCATAAAAAGCAAAGGAGAAATCATAAAAGGCTTAATTCCAGAGGAAGAAGAATTTGATGTTATATTCTCAGCTCCTCCTTATTATGAGAAACCCACAAAGGGAGTTTTAACCCCTATTGAAGCCGTTGGTGGAGGAAAATATGGAGAGGAGTTTTCAATAAAGCTGTTAAATGAAGCCAGAGAATACTTGAAGCCTCTCGGAAAAGTTGCCCTCTTTTTACCAGATAAGAAACCTCTGCTGAAGGTTATAACAGAAAAAGCTGAAGAACTTGGATATACAGTCAAAGACATAAAATTTAAAGCAGGGACAAGAGTTAGACACTCTTTAATTTTCACTCTATAGCGTCAGACCGTGGGCGTATCTTCATTGCAGTGCTCAGAGGAGGTGCTTTCTCTTCATTCGCTAAAGAAAGTACGATCCTTTAATTTATAAGGTTAAGTCTCTGTATGAAGTACCATTATCAACATAAGATACTAGCTATAAAACATCTAATGAAATGCAGAAAGAGAAAAACAAATCATCACTTCATATCCTCAACATATAAGAACAGACATTTAAGATATTCAGTATCCTTTGAAGCCATCAGTATTGGATGATCTGGAGCTTGTGTTCTGTAGGGTTCAAGCATCTTGAGGAATTTGCCAGCTTTTGCTGCAGCCGCAATTATCATATCCTTAAACGCCTGCAAATCAACATGCTGGGAGCATGAGCAAGTTACTAAGATTCCCCCATCCTTTACAAGCTTAAGTCCTTGATAGTTCACATTGAAATAAGCTCTTAATCCTCTCTTTAAGTCCTTCTCATGCTGGACGAATGCAGGAGGATCGAGGATTACTATATCAAACTTTTCTCCTTTCTTCTGGAGCTTTTCCATTTCAGGAAATGCTGAACCCACTATGAACTCCATCTTGTCCTCAACACCATTGAGCTTTGCATTCTCCTTTGCCATCTCTATCGCTTTTGGAGATTTGTCAATGGCTATCACTTTTTCAGCTCCAGCAACTGCAGCATGGATTGCAAAGCCCCCCGTGTAAGTGAAAACATCAAGAACCTTTTCACCGCCTTTAATGTATTTTTCAAGAGCTATTCTGTTTTCTCTCTGGTCGAGGAAAAATCCAGTCTTTTGTCCACGCATGTCAACTATGAATTTAGCCCTCCCCTCTTCAATTATCGTTCTATATTTTTCTTTACCAAGCAATACACGCTCAATCTCTGGTAATCCTTCCCTTCTCCTTGATCTCCCCGTATTCTTTTCAAAAACGGTCTCTATTTCTGGCTCAACTTCCATTATCGCTTCAGCAACGTCAAGCTTAAATCGCTCCATACCAGCGCTTGAAATTTGGAGGGCGGCTATATCATTGAAGCGATCAACAATTAATCCCGGCAAATAATCTGCCTCACCATAGACCATCCTGTAAACGTTGCCATAACGAAGAACTTTCTTCCTATATTCGTTTGCTTTTCTGATTCTCTCTTTGAAGAGTTCTTTGTTAATTTCCACATCTTTCTCTTTTGTTAGCAAACGAACCATTATATTCGAGTTTGGATTTGCAAACCCTTTACCTAAGAACTTTCCTCCACGAGAATACACCTCAACAATATCTCCTGGTTTTATCTCCCCCTCAGTTCTAATAACCCCCTTTTTGAAAATAATCATCGCACCTTTTTGAAGTGCTCGTGAAGCCTGAGCATCAACATAAACTCTCGCCATTTTCACCACCTACCAAATAGTTAAAGCGATAGATATTTAACTCTTGAGATGAAATTATATAATGGTGAGTTCTATGAACTTAGAAGTTATAAAAGAGTTTCTAGAAGATATTGGAGCAGACTATACAGAAATTGAGGGAGAAATTCACCTCGCCCCAGAGGTGTTCTATGAGGTTTGGAAGTATGTAGGACAACCTGATTTAAAAACATATGTTATTGAGGACGAGATTGTTGAACCCGGTTCTTATGATCCCCCTGAAATGAAATATACAACTGCCAAGAAGGTTAAAATCAAAAAAATCTACTTTGAGACTCTTGACAATGTGAAAATAGTCACAGATTATGCCGAGTTCCAGAGGATTTTGAAGGAAAAATCCGTTTAATTTATCTTCCCACTATTATTTTTACCATTAAAACTCCCATACAGTTTGTTCTTTTTACATTAAACAAGAGTGCAAGGGAGCCTATCAATGATGCTGTTGTTAGAACCAAGATACCAAGAATTCCATCAAAATAAAAAGACAGAACAACGACAAAAGTTATGACTAAAAGATTTAAGAGCCTATAATTTACCTTAAAGAAAACATTGCCAATTATTTTAGCTGTTTTCAGCCCGTAGAGGTTTATAATCAAAGCTGCGGCAATAGTAAGTAGTGTTAAAATTAAAACTTCACGTGAACTCAATAGATAATACCTCCCTTTAATTAAGACCATTATCCCATTCCTTGTCCTCCCTGTTAAGTAGAAATTAAAAAGTGAAAAGAAAAAATTTGAGGTATTCACTGAAAATGCAACAGTTAAAAATGACCTCTCATCCTTCGAAAAGAAGCTTCCGATTAATGCAGCTTGAGAAGAAGTAAACGCTGGAAGGAGTGATGCAAACATTCCTAAAACAGTGCCAAGAAAAGAAAATTTCAGTAAAGAGACATGAGACATTTTAATCATACTATCCCCAATCTCAATATTACCCACACTACTGCGAAGAGAATACATTATTGTGGGAATTCCAAACAAACCGACAAAGATGTGGAAACAAGGCTCATGAAGAGGCAAGTAATCAATTAAAATTCCCAAAATTCCAGAGAGCAAGATAACAGCTAAAGCGAAAATTTTCTTCATACCTTTTTCTGTTAGAATCAAAAAGCAAACCAAAAAGAATACAAAGACTCTGCCAAATTCAGGAACGTACTTGGGTGTTAAGAAGAAATAGATGGGTAAAAGAGGAAGAGCAAAAATTACTGCTAAAAGACTTGCCTTTAGAGAAATATTAATTACTTCAAAAGCTCTCCCCTCAAGAACTAATCTGTGGGCTGGCAAGATATTTAGCGCTGTATCTTCATCAGGAATACCAAGAAATGTCGAAGGTATAGAATCCAAAAATGTGTGAGTTAAGCCCATGATATAAATCAGAATTATGAATCCAAAATCAGATTTACTATTTAATGCATTTAACAGTGATGCCAAAGTGTTGACATGAAGAGCGGGTGTTATTCCAGTTAAGGTTCCAGCTAAGAGCCCAAGCAGGAATTCTCTAAACATACATCCTCCCTCGAATACACTTCAAGAGCGGGTTTCCCTCTATAAGTAGTGTAAACTCCAAAAGCCGTAACTGTTTGATTCTCCTTAAACTCAAGATTTAATGACTTTTTAAGCTTCACCAAAATCCAGCAATCACCATTTGTAATATTCGCCAATCCAAAACCGTTTTTATAGATTTTGACCCAAGAAACGTTTCCTTCAATTTTGATTATTCCTGCTCGTTCTGGACTGCATATTGAATTTTCAAGTTTTTCTCTTGGAAGCTCAACCAAACAGTTTAGGCACACAAGGGAG is from Thermococcus paralvinellae and encodes:
- a CDS encoding class I SAM-dependent rRNA methyltransferase; protein product: MARVYVDAQASRALQKGAMIIFKKGVIRTEGEIKPGDIVEVYSRGGKFLGKGFANPNSNIMVRLLTKEKDVEINKELFKERIRKANEYRKKVLRYGNVYRMVYGEADYLPGLIVDRFNDIAALQISSAGMERFKLDVAEAIMEVEPEIETVFEKNTGRSRRREGLPEIERVLLGKEKYRTIIEEGRAKFIVDMRGQKTGFFLDQRENRIALEKYIKGGEKVLDVFTYTGGFAIHAAVAGAEKVIAIDKSPKAIEMAKENAKLNGVEDKMEFIVGSAFPEMEKLQKKGEKFDIVILDPPAFVQHEKDLKRGLRAYFNVNYQGLKLVKDGGILVTCSCSQHVDLQAFKDMIIAAAAKAGKFLKMLEPYRTQAPDHPILMASKDTEYLKCLFLYVEDMK
- a CDS encoding DUF5748 family protein; this translates as MNLEVIKEFLEDIGADYTEIEGEIHLAPEVFYEVWKYVGQPDLKTYVIEDEIVEPGSYDPPEMKYTTAKKVKIKKIYFETLDNVKIVTDYAEFQRILKEKSV
- a CDS encoding tripartite tricarboxylate transporter permease, encoding MFREFLLGLLAGTLTGITPALHVNTLASLLNALNSKSDFGFIILIYIMGLTHTFLDSIPSTFLGIPDEDTALNILPAHRLVLEGRAFEVINISLKASLLAVIFALPLLPIYFFLTPKYVPEFGRVFVFFLVCFLILTEKGMKKIFALAVILLSGILGILIDYLPLHEPCFHIFVGLFGIPTIMYSLRSSVGNIEIGDSMIKMSHVSLLKFSFLGTVLGMFASLLPAFTSSQAALIGSFFSKDERSFLTVAFSVNTSNFFFSLFNFYLTGRTRNGIMVLIKGRYYLLSSREVLILTLLTIAAALIINLYGLKTAKIIGNVFFKVNYRLLNLLVITFVVVLSFYFDGILGILVLTTASLIGSLALLFNVKRTNCMGVLMVKIIVGR